One region of Paucidesulfovibrio gracilis DSM 16080 genomic DNA includes:
- a CDS encoding MarR family winged helix-turn-helix transcriptional regulator, with product MRDKQEVAAEALGEAFDRLHSPGYWSNLLARRFFVRLSHQLQQMGLCAGQFGPLVWLWERDGRTQAELCRCLSVDQSTMARTLTRMERDGLIRREPDPEDRRRALVHLTDKARDLEERALDVAHNVNREAFFGLSREEAELFFRLARRMIANLNNLEAEP from the coding sequence GTGAGGGACAAGCAAGAAGTAGCGGCCGAGGCTCTGGGCGAGGCGTTTGATCGGCTGCATTCGCCCGGTTATTGGAGCAATCTGTTGGCGAGGCGTTTTTTTGTGCGTCTTTCCCACCAATTGCAGCAAATGGGCCTTTGCGCCGGGCAATTTGGCCCGCTGGTCTGGCTTTGGGAGCGCGACGGCCGCACGCAGGCCGAGCTTTGTCGCTGTCTCAGCGTGGACCAATCCACCATGGCCCGAACATTGACGCGCATGGAGCGCGACGGGCTGATTCGGCGCGAACCCGACCCGGAGGACCGCAGACGCGCTTTGGTGCATTTGACGGACAAGGCGCGTGACCTGGAAGAGCGGGCGCTGGATGTTGCCCACAATGTGAACCGCGAGGCATTTTTCGGACTCAGCCGTGAGGAAGCGGAGCTATTTTTCCGCTTGGCGCGGCGTATGATAGCCAACCTGAACAATCTGGAGGCTGAACCGTGA